From one Cyprinus carpio isolate SPL01 chromosome B3, ASM1834038v1, whole genome shotgun sequence genomic stretch:
- the LOC109055922 gene encoding rho GTPase-activating protein 17-like isoform X3 — translation MKKQFNRMKQLANQTVGRAEKTEVLNDDLLMIERRLENMRLVSHNVYKKMVMCLQGNMGSDVDKRHKKLPVTALSQSMLDGGNQLGDESLIGKMMEVCGEAENKLALEQSQHEVQLEREILEPLNQLAEVDIPNILKQRKHLAKLVLDFDSAKARYQQATKAFPTAANAQAMAAKVDILKEEMDEAQNKMEICKDQVAADMYIFSSKEGEYARYYVLLLEAQAEYHRKALASIESVLPTIQSQQDKWTEKPAFGTALEEHLKRTSREVALPIEACIMMLLETGMQEEGLFRIAAGASKLKKLKAALDCSTSQLEEFYSDPHAVAGALKSYLRELPEPLMTYQLYEEWIQASSISDPDKRLQGLWVVCDMLPKANKTNFRYLVKFLAKLSLESDVNKMTASNIAIVLGPNLLWAKTEGLAEMAATTSVHVVSIIELIINHASWFFPEDVDFNVSGMFAMPGCPGTPDLEAGTIDRRRPGSQGSLDSDTARKDSTANKQPEIVPRRAGTVNKKQHSTPTFQPPLPPIDDGGVPVFEPSPLSPTGGGLEAGQAGAALPQTLQPLVQQTAENSSIARDPASTPPAMRNGPGGLSGTPAQLNVVTPTSGPKGPSPFLGRRGTKKQAPAPPKQSIKGAPNQPTPNQPSAPSTPQSLIAPRRNNQTPIQAPSHPPPQPPSQPHPQSTEEAELSLTRTPTPPGTPPHDSSQLRPRPTPRARPKPAGPPPPQPASDGTNGVCVSGSKIISDGDGEERSLAGPGLDLVPELEEDKTTETLSEDDHQTENTAL, via the exons ATGAAGAAACAGTTCAACCGCATGAAACAGCTCGCCAACCAGACCGTTGGCAG AGCAGAGAAGACAGAAGTACTGAATGACGACCTTCTTATg ATTGAGCGGCGCCTTGAAAATATGCGATTGGTCTCCCATAATGTGTACAAGAAGATGGTCATGTGTCTGCAGGGTAACATGGGCTCAGATGTGGACAAGAGACAT AAAAAGCTTCCTGTCACAGCCCTTTCACAATCCATGCTGGATGGAGGAAATCAGCTCGGAGACGAGTCCCTCATCGG GAAGATGATGGAAGTCTGTGGAGAAGCTGAAAACAAACTGGCCTTGGAGCAGAGCCAACATGAAGTTCAGCTGGAGAGAGAGATTCTGGAGCCTCTCAACCAGCTGGCGGAG GTGGATATTCCTAACATCCTGAAGCAGAGGAAACATTTAGCCAAGCTTGTGTTGGATTTTGATTCTGCAAAAGCCAG atATCAGCAGGCCACAAAGGCGTTTCCGACAGCTGCAAATGCTCAAGCAATGGCTGCCAAAGTTGACATACTTAAGGAGGAGATGGATGAAGCGCAGAACAAAATGGAAATATGCAAG GATCAAGTGGCAGCAGATATGTACATCTTTTCCTCCAAGGAAGGAGAATATGCTCGCTATTATGTGTTG TTGTTAGAAGCTCAAGCTGAATACCACAGAAAAGCTTTGGCGTCCATCGAGAGCGTCCTGCCCACCATACAGTCACAGCAAG ATAAATGGACAGAGAAGCCAGCGTTTGGCACGGCTCTGGAAGAACATCTGAAACGCACTAGCAGAGAGGTCGCTCTGCCCATAGAGGCCTGCATTATGATGCTACTGGAAACCGGCATGCAGGAAGAG GGTTTGTTCCGTATCGCTGCCGGAGCCTCAAAACTGAAGAAGTTAAAGGCAGCACTGGACTGTTCCACTTCCCAACTGGAGGAGTTTTACTCTGACCCTCACGCTGTAGCCG GAGCCCTGAAATCTTACCTGAGGGAGCTGCCTGAACCTCTGATGACCTACCAGCTGTATGAAGAGTGGATCCAAGCCTCAAG CATCTCTGATCCTGATAAGAGGCTTCAGGGGCTGTGGGTGGTGTGTGACATGTTACCAAAAGCCAACAAGACCAACTTTAG GTACCTGGTGAAGTTTCTTGCAAAGCTTTCTCTGGAAAGTGACGTAAATAAGATGACCGCGAGCAACATCGCCATCGTACTGGGACCCAATTTACTGTGGGCCAAGACAGAGGG CCTGGCTGAGATGGCAGCTACTACCTCCGTCCATGTCGTGTCTATAATAGAACTGATAATCAACCATGCTAGCTGGTTCTTCCCTGAAG ATGTGGACTTCAATGTCTCAGGCATGTTTGCTATGCCTGGGTGCCCGGGGACCCCTGACTTAGAAGCCGGGACCATAGACAGGAGGCGCCCAGGCAGCCAGGGGTCGCTCGATTCTGACACAGCCCGCAAAGACAG CACTGCTAACAAACAGCCGGAAATCGTCCCTCGTAGAGCTGGCACAGTAAATAAAAAGCAGCACTCCACGCCTACCTTCCAGCCCCCTCTGCCTCCCATTGACGACGGGGGGGTTCCCGTGTTTGAGCCCTCCCCTCTGTCACCCACTGGCGGGGGTCTGGAGGCTGGGCAGGCGGGAGCTGCGCTTCCTCAGACCCTTCAGCCTTTAGTTCAGCAGACTGCAGAGAACAG TAGCATCGCCCGAGATCCTGCATCCACACCCCCTGCCATGAGGAACGGCCCGGGAGGTTTGAGTGGGACGCCCGCTCAGCTGAATGTGGTGACCCCTACCTCAGGTCCTAAGGGCCCCAGTCCATTCTTGGGCCGCAGAG GTACAAAGAAACAAGCGCCAGCACCTCCCAAACAGAGCATAAAAGGGGCTCCTAACCAGCCCACACCAAACCAGCCCTCAGCCCCGAGCACCCCTCAGTCTCTCATCGCACCCCGCCGCAACAACCAGACCCCCATCCAGGCCCCCAGCCACCCTCCTCCTCAGCCTCCTTCCCAGCCTCATCCCCAGAGCACAGAAGAAGCCGAACTGTCCCTTACCCGAACGCCCACCCCTCCCGGTACACCTCCTCATGACAGCTCCCAGCTGCGCCCCAGGCCCACCCCTCGAGCACGACCCAAACCCGCCGGCCCGCCACCACCACAACCAGCGAGCGACGGCACCAACGGTGTCTGTGTTTCTGGATCCAAGATTATCTCAG ATGGAGATGGAGAGGAGAGATCTTTGGCGGGACCAGGGCTGGATCTTGTCCCTGAGCTTGAGGAGGATAAAACCACAGAAACACTCTCAGAAGATGACCACCAAACAGAAAACACCGCCCTGTGA
- the LOC109055922 gene encoding rho GTPase-activating protein 17-like isoform X1, with amino-acid sequence MKKQFNRMKQLANQTVGRAEKTEVLNDDLLMIERRLENMRLVSHNVYKKMVMCLQGNMGSDVDKRHKKLPVTALSQSMLDGGNQLGDESLIGKMMEVCGEAENKLALEQSQHEVQLEREILEPLNQLAEVDIPNILKQRKHLAKLVLDFDSAKARYQQATKAFPTAANAQAMAAKVDILKEEMDEAQNKMEICKDQVAADMYIFSSKEGEYARYYVLLLEAQAEYHRKALASIESVLPTIQSQQDKWTEKPAFGTALEEHLKRTSREVALPIEACIMMLLETGMQEEGLFRIAAGASKLKKLKAALDCSTSQLEEFYSDPHAVAGALKSYLRELPEPLMTYQLYEEWIQASSISDPDKRLQGLWVVCDMLPKANKTNFRYLVKFLAKLSLESDVNKMTASNIAIVLGPNLLWAKTEGSLAEMAATTSVHVVSIIELIINHASWFFPEDVDFNVSGMFAMPGCPGTPDLEAGTIDRRRPGSQGSLDSDTARKDSTANKQPEIVPRRAGTVNKKQHSTPTFQPPLPPIDDGGVPVFEPSPLSPTGGGLEAGQAGAALPQTLQPLVQQTAENSSIARDPASTPPAMRNGPGGLSGTPAQLNVVTPTSGPKGPSPFLGRRGTKKQAPAPPKQSIKGAPNQPTPNQPSAPSTPQSLIAPRRNNQTPIQAPSHPPPQPPSQPHPQSTEEAELSLTRTPTPPGTPPHDSSQLRPRPTPRARPKPAGPPPPQPASDGTNGVCVSGSKIISDGDGEERSLAGPGLDLVPELEEDKTTETLSEDDHQTENTAL; translated from the exons ATGAAGAAACAGTTCAACCGCATGAAACAGCTCGCCAACCAGACCGTTGGCAG AGCAGAGAAGACAGAAGTACTGAATGACGACCTTCTTATg ATTGAGCGGCGCCTTGAAAATATGCGATTGGTCTCCCATAATGTGTACAAGAAGATGGTCATGTGTCTGCAGGGTAACATGGGCTCAGATGTGGACAAGAGACAT AAAAAGCTTCCTGTCACAGCCCTTTCACAATCCATGCTGGATGGAGGAAATCAGCTCGGAGACGAGTCCCTCATCGG GAAGATGATGGAAGTCTGTGGAGAAGCTGAAAACAAACTGGCCTTGGAGCAGAGCCAACATGAAGTTCAGCTGGAGAGAGAGATTCTGGAGCCTCTCAACCAGCTGGCGGAG GTGGATATTCCTAACATCCTGAAGCAGAGGAAACATTTAGCCAAGCTTGTGTTGGATTTTGATTCTGCAAAAGCCAG atATCAGCAGGCCACAAAGGCGTTTCCGACAGCTGCAAATGCTCAAGCAATGGCTGCCAAAGTTGACATACTTAAGGAGGAGATGGATGAAGCGCAGAACAAAATGGAAATATGCAAG GATCAAGTGGCAGCAGATATGTACATCTTTTCCTCCAAGGAAGGAGAATATGCTCGCTATTATGTGTTG TTGTTAGAAGCTCAAGCTGAATACCACAGAAAAGCTTTGGCGTCCATCGAGAGCGTCCTGCCCACCATACAGTCACAGCAAG ATAAATGGACAGAGAAGCCAGCGTTTGGCACGGCTCTGGAAGAACATCTGAAACGCACTAGCAGAGAGGTCGCTCTGCCCATAGAGGCCTGCATTATGATGCTACTGGAAACCGGCATGCAGGAAGAG GGTTTGTTCCGTATCGCTGCCGGAGCCTCAAAACTGAAGAAGTTAAAGGCAGCACTGGACTGTTCCACTTCCCAACTGGAGGAGTTTTACTCTGACCCTCACGCTGTAGCCG GAGCCCTGAAATCTTACCTGAGGGAGCTGCCTGAACCTCTGATGACCTACCAGCTGTATGAAGAGTGGATCCAAGCCTCAAG CATCTCTGATCCTGATAAGAGGCTTCAGGGGCTGTGGGTGGTGTGTGACATGTTACCAAAAGCCAACAAGACCAACTTTAG GTACCTGGTGAAGTTTCTTGCAAAGCTTTCTCTGGAAAGTGACGTAAATAAGATGACCGCGAGCAACATCGCCATCGTACTGGGACCCAATTTACTGTGGGCCAAGACAGAGGG AAGCCTGGCTGAGATGGCAGCTACTACCTCCGTCCATGTCGTGTCTATAATAGAACTGATAATCAACCATGCTAGCTGGTTCTTCCCTGAAG ATGTGGACTTCAATGTCTCAGGCATGTTTGCTATGCCTGGGTGCCCGGGGACCCCTGACTTAGAAGCCGGGACCATAGACAGGAGGCGCCCAGGCAGCCAGGGGTCGCTCGATTCTGACACAGCCCGCAAAGACAG CACTGCTAACAAACAGCCGGAAATCGTCCCTCGTAGAGCTGGCACAGTAAATAAAAAGCAGCACTCCACGCCTACCTTCCAGCCCCCTCTGCCTCCCATTGACGACGGGGGGGTTCCCGTGTTTGAGCCCTCCCCTCTGTCACCCACTGGCGGGGGTCTGGAGGCTGGGCAGGCGGGAGCTGCGCTTCCTCAGACCCTTCAGCCTTTAGTTCAGCAGACTGCAGAGAACAG TAGCATCGCCCGAGATCCTGCATCCACACCCCCTGCCATGAGGAACGGCCCGGGAGGTTTGAGTGGGACGCCCGCTCAGCTGAATGTGGTGACCCCTACCTCAGGTCCTAAGGGCCCCAGTCCATTCTTGGGCCGCAGAG GTACAAAGAAACAAGCGCCAGCACCTCCCAAACAGAGCATAAAAGGGGCTCCTAACCAGCCCACACCAAACCAGCCCTCAGCCCCGAGCACCCCTCAGTCTCTCATCGCACCCCGCCGCAACAACCAGACCCCCATCCAGGCCCCCAGCCACCCTCCTCCTCAGCCTCCTTCCCAGCCTCATCCCCAGAGCACAGAAGAAGCCGAACTGTCCCTTACCCGAACGCCCACCCCTCCCGGTACACCTCCTCATGACAGCTCCCAGCTGCGCCCCAGGCCCACCCCTCGAGCACGACCCAAACCCGCCGGCCCGCCACCACCACAACCAGCGAGCGACGGCACCAACGGTGTCTGTGTTTCTGGATCCAAGATTATCTCAG ATGGAGATGGAGAGGAGAGATCTTTGGCGGGACCAGGGCTGGATCTTGTCCCTGAGCTTGAGGAGGATAAAACCACAGAAACACTCTCAGAAGATGACCACCAAACAGAAAACACCGCCCTGTGA
- the LOC109055922 gene encoding rho GTPase-activating protein 17-like isoform X2, whose translation MKKQFNRMKQLANQTVGRAEKTEVLNDDLLMIERRLENMRLVSHNVYKKMVMCLQGNMGSDVDKRHKKLPVTALSQSMLDGGNQLGDESLIGKMMEVCGEAENKLALEQSQHEVQLEREILEPLNQLAEVDIPNILKQRKHLAKLVLDFDSAKARYQQATKAFPTAANAQAMAAKVDILKEEMDEAQNKMEICKDQVAADMYIFSSKEGEYARYYVLLLEAQAEYHRKALASIESVLPTIQSQQDKWTEKPAFGTALEEHLKRTSREVALPIEACIMMLLETGMQEEGLFRIAAGASKLKKLKAALDCSTSQLEEFYSDPHAVAGALKSYLRELPEPLMTYQLYEEWIQASSISDPDKRLQGLWVVCDMLPKANKTNFRYLVKFLAKLSLESDVNKMTASNIAIVLGPNLLWAKTEGSLAEMAATTSVHVVSIIELIINHASWFFPEDVDFNVSGMFAMPGCPGTPDLEAGTIDRRRPGSQGSLDSDTARKDSTANKQPEIVPRRAGTVNKKQHSTPTFQPPLPPIDDGGVPVFEPSPLSPTGGGLEAGQAGAALPQTLQPLVQQTAENSIARDPASTPPAMRNGPGGLSGTPAQLNVVTPTSGPKGPSPFLGRRGTKKQAPAPPKQSIKGAPNQPTPNQPSAPSTPQSLIAPRRNNQTPIQAPSHPPPQPPSQPHPQSTEEAELSLTRTPTPPGTPPHDSSQLRPRPTPRARPKPAGPPPPQPASDGTNGVCVSGSKIISDGDGEERSLAGPGLDLVPELEEDKTTETLSEDDHQTENTAL comes from the exons ATGAAGAAACAGTTCAACCGCATGAAACAGCTCGCCAACCAGACCGTTGGCAG AGCAGAGAAGACAGAAGTACTGAATGACGACCTTCTTATg ATTGAGCGGCGCCTTGAAAATATGCGATTGGTCTCCCATAATGTGTACAAGAAGATGGTCATGTGTCTGCAGGGTAACATGGGCTCAGATGTGGACAAGAGACAT AAAAAGCTTCCTGTCACAGCCCTTTCACAATCCATGCTGGATGGAGGAAATCAGCTCGGAGACGAGTCCCTCATCGG GAAGATGATGGAAGTCTGTGGAGAAGCTGAAAACAAACTGGCCTTGGAGCAGAGCCAACATGAAGTTCAGCTGGAGAGAGAGATTCTGGAGCCTCTCAACCAGCTGGCGGAG GTGGATATTCCTAACATCCTGAAGCAGAGGAAACATTTAGCCAAGCTTGTGTTGGATTTTGATTCTGCAAAAGCCAG atATCAGCAGGCCACAAAGGCGTTTCCGACAGCTGCAAATGCTCAAGCAATGGCTGCCAAAGTTGACATACTTAAGGAGGAGATGGATGAAGCGCAGAACAAAATGGAAATATGCAAG GATCAAGTGGCAGCAGATATGTACATCTTTTCCTCCAAGGAAGGAGAATATGCTCGCTATTATGTGTTG TTGTTAGAAGCTCAAGCTGAATACCACAGAAAAGCTTTGGCGTCCATCGAGAGCGTCCTGCCCACCATACAGTCACAGCAAG ATAAATGGACAGAGAAGCCAGCGTTTGGCACGGCTCTGGAAGAACATCTGAAACGCACTAGCAGAGAGGTCGCTCTGCCCATAGAGGCCTGCATTATGATGCTACTGGAAACCGGCATGCAGGAAGAG GGTTTGTTCCGTATCGCTGCCGGAGCCTCAAAACTGAAGAAGTTAAAGGCAGCACTGGACTGTTCCACTTCCCAACTGGAGGAGTTTTACTCTGACCCTCACGCTGTAGCCG GAGCCCTGAAATCTTACCTGAGGGAGCTGCCTGAACCTCTGATGACCTACCAGCTGTATGAAGAGTGGATCCAAGCCTCAAG CATCTCTGATCCTGATAAGAGGCTTCAGGGGCTGTGGGTGGTGTGTGACATGTTACCAAAAGCCAACAAGACCAACTTTAG GTACCTGGTGAAGTTTCTTGCAAAGCTTTCTCTGGAAAGTGACGTAAATAAGATGACCGCGAGCAACATCGCCATCGTACTGGGACCCAATTTACTGTGGGCCAAGACAGAGGG AAGCCTGGCTGAGATGGCAGCTACTACCTCCGTCCATGTCGTGTCTATAATAGAACTGATAATCAACCATGCTAGCTGGTTCTTCCCTGAAG ATGTGGACTTCAATGTCTCAGGCATGTTTGCTATGCCTGGGTGCCCGGGGACCCCTGACTTAGAAGCCGGGACCATAGACAGGAGGCGCCCAGGCAGCCAGGGGTCGCTCGATTCTGACACAGCCCGCAAAGACAG CACTGCTAACAAACAGCCGGAAATCGTCCCTCGTAGAGCTGGCACAGTAAATAAAAAGCAGCACTCCACGCCTACCTTCCAGCCCCCTCTGCCTCCCATTGACGACGGGGGGGTTCCCGTGTTTGAGCCCTCCCCTCTGTCACCCACTGGCGGGGGTCTGGAGGCTGGGCAGGCGGGAGCTGCGCTTCCTCAGACCCTTCAGCCTTTAGTTCAGCAGACTGCAGAGAACAG CATCGCCCGAGATCCTGCATCCACACCCCCTGCCATGAGGAACGGCCCGGGAGGTTTGAGTGGGACGCCCGCTCAGCTGAATGTGGTGACCCCTACCTCAGGTCCTAAGGGCCCCAGTCCATTCTTGGGCCGCAGAG GTACAAAGAAACAAGCGCCAGCACCTCCCAAACAGAGCATAAAAGGGGCTCCTAACCAGCCCACACCAAACCAGCCCTCAGCCCCGAGCACCCCTCAGTCTCTCATCGCACCCCGCCGCAACAACCAGACCCCCATCCAGGCCCCCAGCCACCCTCCTCCTCAGCCTCCTTCCCAGCCTCATCCCCAGAGCACAGAAGAAGCCGAACTGTCCCTTACCCGAACGCCCACCCCTCCCGGTACACCTCCTCATGACAGCTCCCAGCTGCGCCCCAGGCCCACCCCTCGAGCACGACCCAAACCCGCCGGCCCGCCACCACCACAACCAGCGAGCGACGGCACCAACGGTGTCTGTGTTTCTGGATCCAAGATTATCTCAG ATGGAGATGGAGAGGAGAGATCTTTGGCGGGACCAGGGCTGGATCTTGTCCCTGAGCTTGAGGAGGATAAAACCACAGAAACACTCTCAGAAGATGACCACCAAACAGAAAACACCGCCCTGTGA
- the LOC109055922 gene encoding rho GTPase-activating protein 17-like isoform X4 — translation MKKQFNRMKQLANQTVGRAEKTEVLNDDLLMIERRLENMRLVSHNVYKKMVMCLQGNMGSDVDKRHKKLPVTALSQSMLDGGNQLGDESLIGKMMEVCGEAENKLALEQSQHEVQLEREILEPLNQLAEVDIPNILKQRKHLAKLVLDFDSAKARYQQATKAFPTAANAQAMAAKVDILKEEMDEAQNKMEICKDQVAADMYIFSSKEGEYARYYVLLLEAQAEYHRKALASIESVLPTIQSQQDKWTEKPAFGTALEEHLKRTSREVALPIEACIMMLLETGMQEEGLFRIAAGASKLKKLKAALDCSTSQLEEFYSDPHAVAGALKSYLRELPEPLMTYQLYEEWIQASSISDPDKRLQGLWVVCDMLPKANKTNFRYLVKFLAKLSLESDVNKMTASNIAIVLGPNLLWAKTEGSLAEMAATTSVHVVSIIELIINHASWFFPEDVDFNVSGMFAMPGCPGTPDLEAGTIDRRRPGSQGSLDSDTARKDSTANKQPEIVPRRAGTVNKKQHSTPTFQPPLPPIDDGGVPVFEPSPLSPTGGGLEAGQAGAALPQTLQPLVQQTAENSSIARDPASTPPAMRNGPGGLSGTPAQLNVVTPTSGPKGPSPFLGRRGTKKQAPAPPKQSIKGAPNQPTPNQPSAPSTPQSLIAPRRNNQTPIQAPSHPPPQPPSQPHPQSTEEAELSLTRTPTPPGTPPHDSSQLRPRPTPRARPKPAGPPPPQPASDGTNGVCVSGSKIISDV, via the exons ATGAAGAAACAGTTCAACCGCATGAAACAGCTCGCCAACCAGACCGTTGGCAG AGCAGAGAAGACAGAAGTACTGAATGACGACCTTCTTATg ATTGAGCGGCGCCTTGAAAATATGCGATTGGTCTCCCATAATGTGTACAAGAAGATGGTCATGTGTCTGCAGGGTAACATGGGCTCAGATGTGGACAAGAGACAT AAAAAGCTTCCTGTCACAGCCCTTTCACAATCCATGCTGGATGGAGGAAATCAGCTCGGAGACGAGTCCCTCATCGG GAAGATGATGGAAGTCTGTGGAGAAGCTGAAAACAAACTGGCCTTGGAGCAGAGCCAACATGAAGTTCAGCTGGAGAGAGAGATTCTGGAGCCTCTCAACCAGCTGGCGGAG GTGGATATTCCTAACATCCTGAAGCAGAGGAAACATTTAGCCAAGCTTGTGTTGGATTTTGATTCTGCAAAAGCCAG atATCAGCAGGCCACAAAGGCGTTTCCGACAGCTGCAAATGCTCAAGCAATGGCTGCCAAAGTTGACATACTTAAGGAGGAGATGGATGAAGCGCAGAACAAAATGGAAATATGCAAG GATCAAGTGGCAGCAGATATGTACATCTTTTCCTCCAAGGAAGGAGAATATGCTCGCTATTATGTGTTG TTGTTAGAAGCTCAAGCTGAATACCACAGAAAAGCTTTGGCGTCCATCGAGAGCGTCCTGCCCACCATACAGTCACAGCAAG ATAAATGGACAGAGAAGCCAGCGTTTGGCACGGCTCTGGAAGAACATCTGAAACGCACTAGCAGAGAGGTCGCTCTGCCCATAGAGGCCTGCATTATGATGCTACTGGAAACCGGCATGCAGGAAGAG GGTTTGTTCCGTATCGCTGCCGGAGCCTCAAAACTGAAGAAGTTAAAGGCAGCACTGGACTGTTCCACTTCCCAACTGGAGGAGTTTTACTCTGACCCTCACGCTGTAGCCG GAGCCCTGAAATCTTACCTGAGGGAGCTGCCTGAACCTCTGATGACCTACCAGCTGTATGAAGAGTGGATCCAAGCCTCAAG CATCTCTGATCCTGATAAGAGGCTTCAGGGGCTGTGGGTGGTGTGTGACATGTTACCAAAAGCCAACAAGACCAACTTTAG GTACCTGGTGAAGTTTCTTGCAAAGCTTTCTCTGGAAAGTGACGTAAATAAGATGACCGCGAGCAACATCGCCATCGTACTGGGACCCAATTTACTGTGGGCCAAGACAGAGGG AAGCCTGGCTGAGATGGCAGCTACTACCTCCGTCCATGTCGTGTCTATAATAGAACTGATAATCAACCATGCTAGCTGGTTCTTCCCTGAAG ATGTGGACTTCAATGTCTCAGGCATGTTTGCTATGCCTGGGTGCCCGGGGACCCCTGACTTAGAAGCCGGGACCATAGACAGGAGGCGCCCAGGCAGCCAGGGGTCGCTCGATTCTGACACAGCCCGCAAAGACAG CACTGCTAACAAACAGCCGGAAATCGTCCCTCGTAGAGCTGGCACAGTAAATAAAAAGCAGCACTCCACGCCTACCTTCCAGCCCCCTCTGCCTCCCATTGACGACGGGGGGGTTCCCGTGTTTGAGCCCTCCCCTCTGTCACCCACTGGCGGGGGTCTGGAGGCTGGGCAGGCGGGAGCTGCGCTTCCTCAGACCCTTCAGCCTTTAGTTCAGCAGACTGCAGAGAACAG TAGCATCGCCCGAGATCCTGCATCCACACCCCCTGCCATGAGGAACGGCCCGGGAGGTTTGAGTGGGACGCCCGCTCAGCTGAATGTGGTGACCCCTACCTCAGGTCCTAAGGGCCCCAGTCCATTCTTGGGCCGCAGAG GTACAAAGAAACAAGCGCCAGCACCTCCCAAACAGAGCATAAAAGGGGCTCCTAACCAGCCCACACCAAACCAGCCCTCAGCCCCGAGCACCCCTCAGTCTCTCATCGCACCCCGCCGCAACAACCAGACCCCCATCCAGGCCCCCAGCCACCCTCCTCCTCAGCCTCCTTCCCAGCCTCATCCCCAGAGCACAGAAGAAGCCGAACTGTCCCTTACCCGAACGCCCACCCCTCCCGGTACACCTCCTCATGACAGCTCCCAGCTGCGCCCCAGGCCCACCCCTCGAGCACGACCCAAACCCGCCGGCCCGCCACCACCACAACCAGCGAGCGACGGCACCAACGGTGTCTGTGTTTCTGGATCCAAGATTATCTCAG ATGTGTGA